Below is a genomic region from Deltaproteobacteria bacterium.
CGTAGACGCCGAGCTCCTTCTCGCCGGCCCGCTCCCGGTAGAGGAGCGAGGCGACCCCCTGCAGCGCGAGGTCACCCTCGAGCAGGCTCGCGTTCTCGTCGCGGTAGACGAGGTCGCCGCCCACCGCGAGGAAGGTCTTCTCGGCCCAGGTGGCGCCGGTGAACCAGACCGCCGGGCGGGTCGCGAAGACCACCCGCTCGACGAGGTCGCCGTGGCGGCTCACGCCCCAGTGGGGCCGCCGGCTGCCGCTGTTCGCGACGAGGCCCAGGCCCCAGTCGCTGCCCATCTGCCCGACCCGCAGCTGGCCGATCATGGAGGTGTGGGTCAGGTACACGAAGCGGGGGTCAGCCCGCAGGGCGTGGCCGCCGAAGCCGCCGTAGGGATCGCTCCAGCCGATCTCCTCGACCTCGGGGGTGGCCGCGAAGAGATCGAAGCCGTCGAGGTCCAGCTCGGCGGTGAGGGTCAGGGAGGGGTGAGTCTCCCAGTCGGCGTGCAGCCGCAGGCGGGAGCCGCCGGCCAGCCCCCCGTGCTCGTGGCCGTGATCGAGGGTCACGTCGGTGACCACGCCGGCGCGAGCGTCGAGCTGAGCCCAGGCCGACAGCTCGTTGTCGGCGAGGGCGCCGAGGGGCGCGAGGAGAGCGAGTGCCAGGGCGGCGCGGATCCAGGAGCGCATGGAGGTCCTCCGGAAGGGGCAAGGGAGCGGAGGCATCCTAGTTCAAGCCCCTGAATTCTCTAAGAGGTCGGCTCCTTACCTGGGTGGCGGGGAGAGGCCGCAGAGGCTGAGGCTGAGGCGGAAGCGGAGGGAGGGCTCTCGGCCTCAGCCTCCGCGTCAGCCTCAGCGGCCTTTCCTCAACTAGAGCAAAGCCACTGACTTCACCTGCGCGAAGACGAGCTTGCCCTCCTCCAGACCCAGTTCGCTCGCCGAGGCCCGGGTGATCCGGGAGAGCAGGGGCACGCCGGCGCAGTCGAGGCGCACGGTCATCCGGGCCGGGGGCTCCTCGGCCAGCTCGACCACCCGCGCCTCGAAGATGTTGCGGATGCTGGTGCCCGCCTGCCGCTCGAGGGTGAGGCTCACGTCCCGGGCGTGGACCCGCAGCCTCACCGTGCTCCCGGGCGAGAGGCCGGCGCTGGCCAGCTCGAAGCGGCCCCCGGCGAACTCGAGGTGGGTCAGGCCGAAGGCCGGATCCTCCCCCTTCACCCGGGCCTCGATCACCGCGCCGGCCTCCCTCGCGTGGGAGAGGGGCAGATCGAGGCGGGTGAGCAGCTCGGGCAGCGGCCCCACCGCCCGGATCGTCCCGCCCTCCATCAGGGCCAGGGTGTCGGCCAGGCGGGCGACCTCGTCGGACTGGTGGCTGACGTAGATCACCGGCAGCTCCAGCTGCTGCCCGAGCGCCTCGAGGTAGGGGAGGATCTCGGCGCGCGCCGCGGCGTCGAGGGCGGCGAGGGGCTCGTCGAGGAGCAGGAGGCGCGGCGAGGTGAGCAGCGCCCGGGCGATGGCCACCCGCTGCCGCTCGCCGCCGGAGAGGGAGGCCGGGTCGCGGGCGAGCAGGCCGGAGAGGCCGAGGAGGGCGATGGCCTCGGCCGGCTCGATCCTTCGCTCCCCGGCGGGCACCCGGGAGAAGCCGTAGAGGAGGTTCCGCTCCACCGAGAGGTGGGAGAAGAGGCTGGTCTCCTGGAAGACGTAGCCCAGGGGGCGCCGGTGCACCGGCAGGCAGCTCGCCTCGTCCTGCCAGACCTGATCGCCCACCCGCAGGTAGCCGCCGGGCGCCCGCTCGAGGCCGGCCATCGCCCGCAGGAGGGTGGTCTTGCCGCAGCCCGAGGGGCCGAAGAGGGCGGTGATGCCGGCGGCCGGGATCGAGAGCGCGGCGTCGAGCTGGAAGCCGCCGCGCGTGAGCCGGAAGCGGGCCTCGAGGGTGGCGCTCATCTTCAGCTCACCGCCTTGAGCCGGTAGCGCCGGTTCCAGGCGTAGACCGCGAAGAGGAGGAGGAAGGAGAGCAGGAGCAGGGCGCCCGAGAGGAGGTGGGCCCGGCCGTAGTCCATCGCCTCGACGTGATCGTAGATGGCGATGGAGAGGACCTGGGTCTCCCCCGGGATGTTGCCGCCGATCATCAACACCACCCCGAACTCGCCCACCGTGTGGGCGAAGCCGAGCACGGCCGCGGTGAGGAAGCCCGCCCGCGCCTGGGGGAGGGCGACGGTGAGGAAGCGATCGAGGGGCGAGGCCCGCAGGGTGGCCGCAACCTCGAGGGGGCGCCGGCCGATGGCGGTGAAGGCGTCCTGGAGGGGCTGGACCACGAAGGGCAGGGAGTAGATCACCGAGCCGATCACCAGGCCGGTGAAGGTGAAGGCCAGGGAGCGCCCACCGAAGAGGCGGGCGAGCGCGCCCCCGGGGCCCTGGGGGCCGAGGGCGACCAGCAGGTAGAA
It encodes:
- the modC gene encoding molybdenum ABC transporter ATP-binding protein, giving the protein MSATLEARFRLTRGGFQLDAALSIPAAGITALFGPSGCGKTTLLRAMAGLERAPGGYLRVGDQVWQDEASCLPVHRRPLGYVFQETSLFSHLSVERNLLYGFSRVPAGERRIEPAEAIALLGLSGLLARDPASLSGGERQRVAIARALLTSPRLLLLDEPLAALDAAARAEILPYLEALGQQLELPVIYVSHQSDEVARLADTLALMEGGTIRAVGPLPELLTRLDLPLSHAREAGAVIEARVKGEDPAFGLTHLEFAGGRFELASAGLSPGSTVRLRVHARDVSLTLERQAGTSIRNIFEARVVELAEEPPARMTVRLDCAGVPLLSRITRASASELGLEEGKLVFAQVKSVALL
- the modB gene encoding molybdate ABC transporter permease subunit, with translation MSETFQPGDLQALSITLQLAGITTLVLLLLGTPLAWWLSRTAFRGKLVVEAIVALPLVLPPTVLGFYLLVALGPQGPGGALARLFGGRSLAFTFTGLVIGSVIYSLPFVVQPLQDAFTAIGRRPLEVAATLRASPLDRFLTVALPQARAGFLTAAVLGFAHTVGEFGVVLMIGGNIPGETQVLSIAIYDHVEAMDYGRAHLLSGALLLLSFLLLFAVYAWNRRYRLKAVS